A single genomic interval of Arachis duranensis cultivar V14167 chromosome 7, aradu.V14167.gnm2.J7QH, whole genome shotgun sequence harbors:
- the LOC107496248 gene encoding premnaspirodiene oxygenase-like, producing MEHHHFSSLLISSLPFLFSLISIILFISQLLKLLAKKSKATSKKTTNNLPPGPWTLPLIGSIHHFVGRSLSHHRLRDLARKHGPIMHLKLGEASIMVVSSPEVAKEVFKTYDTIFAERPKQLIGADILFYGSTDIAMARYGGYWKQLRRISSVELLGPKRVRSFKSIREEEVTNLVTWVSANTGSCVNLSKKVVSLTCAITARAIFGGKCKDEEEFVLLLKNLGKIAERLFVVFTLFPSYTWLHLISRVQYEAEKLHKEFDMIVENIIGEKVKRRNGSDKSNNEENLLSILLNLVEDHEALEYPLTMDNVKAIIFDMFVAGVETSSAVIEWIISELMKNPKTMARAQEEVRKAFGAKESSSSSSSLENLTYLKAVIKETMRLHPPFPLLLPRECRETCEINGYTIGAGSTVIVNAWAIGRDPKYWGGEEDAESFRPERFLECSIDYKGSNFEFIPFGAGRRICPGLYFAVSSIEVCIAQLLYYFDWKVPNNGDLDMIEDLGSTARRKNELILVPIPSNNNNI from the exons ATGGAACATCATCACTTCTCCTCATTACTAATCTCTTCCTtaccctttttattttcattaataaGCATCATCCTTTTCATATCACAACTCCTCAAATTGTTAGCTAAGAAATCCAAAGCCACAAGcaagaaaacaacaaataacCTTCCCCCGGGGCCATGGACACTACCTTTAATCGGTAGCATACACCACTTCGTTGGAAGATCATTATCCCATCATCGATTAAGAGACTTAGCACGAAAACATGGTCCTATCATGCACCTTAAGCTCGGTGAAGCATCAATCATGGTGGTTTCTTCTCCAGAAGTTGCCAAAGAAGTGTTTAAAACCTACGACACCATTTTCGCCGAAAGGCCTAAACAATTAATTGGTGCAGATATTTTGTTCTATGGTTCCACGGACATAGCCATGGCAAGATATGGAGGGTATTGGAAGCAATTAAGAAGAATATCTTCGGTGGAACTTCTTGGTCCTAAGCGTGTTCGTTCATTCAAATCAATAAGGGAAGAAGAGGTAACGAATTTGGTAACATGGGTTTCTGCTAACACTGGATCTTGTGTTAATCTTAGTAAGAAAGTTGTGTCCTTGACGTGTGCAATCACTGCTAGAGCAATTTTTGGAGGAAAGTGTAAGGATGAAGAAGAGTTCGTTTTACTGTTGAAGAATCTTGGGAAAATTGCCGAACGTTTATTTGTTGTGTTTACTCTTTTTCCATCTTACACGTGGCTTCATCTCATAAGTAGAGTTCAGTATGAAGCAGAAAAATTACATAAAGAATTTGATATGATTGTGGAAAATATCATTGGAGAAAAAGTAAAAAGGAGAAATGGAAGTGATAAATCTAATAATGAAGAGAATCTTCTCTCTATTCTCCTAAATCTTGTTGAAGATCATGAAGCCCTTGAGTATCCCTTGACAATGGACAACGTTAAAGCTATTATTTTT GACATGTTTGTTGCCGGAGTTGAAACATCATCTGCAGTGATAGAATGGATAATTTCTGAGCTAATGAAGAATCCAAAAACAATGGCAAGAGCTCAAGAAGAGGTAAGAAAAGCTTTTGGCGCCAAAgaatcatcatcgtcatcatcatctcTTGAGAATCTAACATATCTAAAAGCAGTTATCAAAGAGACAATGAGATTACACCCTCCATTTCCTTTACTCCTTCCAAGAGAATGTAGAGAGACATGTGAGATCAACGGCTACACAATAGGCGCAGGAAGCACAGTGATAGTAAATGCATGGGCGATAGGAAGAGATCCTAAGTATTGGGGAGGCGAAGAAGACGCTGAGAGTTTCCGTCCTGAAAGGTTTCTAGAATGTTCCATTGATTACAAAGGTTCCAATTTTGAGTTCATACCTTTTGGTGCTGGCAGGAGGATATGTCCAGGCTTGTATTTCGCTGTTTCCAGCATTGAAGTTTGTATTGCACAACTTTTGTATTATTTCGATTGGAAGGTTCCGAATAATGGAGACTTGGATATGATTGAAGATTTGGGAAGCACAGCAAGAAGGAAGAATGAGCTTATCTTAGTTCCAATTccatccaataataataatatataa